Proteins encoded within one genomic window of Lynx canadensis isolate LIC74 chromosome B2, mLynCan4.pri.v2, whole genome shotgun sequence:
- the LOC115513912 gene encoding 40S ribosomal protein S24-like, with protein sequence MNDTVSIQTRKFMTNRLLQRKQMVIDVLHPGKATVPKTEIREKLAKMYKTTPDVIFVFGFRTHFGGGKTTGFGMIYDSLDDAKKNEPKHRLARHGLYEKKKTSRKQ encoded by the coding sequence ATGAATGACACAGTAAGTATCCAGACCAGGAAGTTCATGACCAACCGACTACTTCAGCGGAAACAGATGGTCATCGATGTTCTTCACCCCGGAAAGGCAACAGTACCTAAGACAGAAATTCGGGAAAAACTAGCCAAAATGTACAAGACCACACCAGATGTCATCTTTGTATTTGGATTCAGAACCCATTTTGGAGGTGGCAAGACAACTGGCTTTGGCATGATTTATGATTCCTTAGAtgatgcaaagaaaaatgaacccaaaCATAGACTTGCAAGACATGGCCTGTATGAGAAGAAAAAGACGTCAAGAAAACAGTGA